In a genomic window of Corynebacterium lizhenjunii:
- a CDS encoding ATP-binding protein, producing MDHLDDTTWARLRALRLSTFAEVYFELIANDDYANALPEDIFIAATDILAQRRTERNIAKAIAQAKFRYPDATLAEIISPEQRGINTRALERIARTNWREDPTNLHLLAPAGTGKTYIACALGVAACQAGYSVLYYRLDQLVSTLAAFLPNEESYETVMRKLVNVDVLIIDDFLTLGIDSRGQDDLTKILIERDGRLPTIISSQSSAGYWLKALPNRVGADSLVSRISSGRHIEIGDFDMRKHLATIRDNTNT from the coding sequence ATGGATCACCTGGATGACACCACCTGGGCACGACTGCGCGCCCTACGGCTATCGACCTTCGCCGAGGTTTACTTCGAGCTCATCGCCAACGACGACTACGCCAATGCGCTACCTGAAGATATCTTCATCGCAGCCACCGATATCCTCGCCCAGCGTCGAACCGAGCGTAACATCGCCAAAGCCATCGCACAGGCAAAGTTTCGGTACCCAGATGCCACCCTCGCTGAAATCATCAGCCCCGAACAACGAGGCATCAATACCCGAGCGCTAGAACGCATCGCGAGGACCAATTGGCGAGAAGACCCTACCAACTTGCACCTGCTGGCACCTGCAGGAACTGGGAAAACCTACATTGCCTGCGCCCTAGGAGTTGCAGCGTGCCAAGCAGGGTACTCGGTGTTGTACTACCGCCTTGACCAGCTGGTGTCCACGTTGGCGGCCTTCTTGCCCAACGAGGAATCATACGAAACGGTGATGAGAAAACTCGTGAATGTCGATGTCCTGATTATCGACGACTTTCTCACCCTTGGAATAGACTCCCGTGGTCAAGACGACCTAACCAAAATCCTAATTGAAAGAGACGGCCGACTCCCGACCATCATTTCATCACAATCGAGTGCAGGCTACTGGCTCAAAGCCCTGCCCAACCGAGTCGGAGCAGACTCACTCGTCAGCAGGATCAGCAGCGGGCGCCATATAGAAATTGGCGACTTTGACATGCGCAAGCATCTTGCAACCATCCGCG
- the istA gene encoding IS21 family transposase, giving the protein MAEFKEIMAMRLEGKSYDAIASALGCSNRDIARVIDVINAYDITAEAFAGLSPEFFDEHFPDGRRARKAAYVQPDYKALADKLAKNKHLTRFMLWEKYYSLPAEPGMVKYQYAQFCNGLAAYIKTHGLTEVIDHEPGEELYVDWAGDKVAIEDPATGKTAFRASIFVAVCPYSGMLFAKAARNEKMDNWIDCHVATLDYLGALPAIIVPDNASTATYRPKKNSSYRAITDRYADFAAYYDILIVPTRPGKPRDKAAVERAVQTVYSLVLGYFDQQRFYSLEELNEAIAERIDDINEVRQRSDGLTRRELFDADERPLMRALPQDRFTEVLWRSLKVDRSWHVTCDYQYYSVPFTLVGKTVRARLTHSTVSIFYLDQLVAEHPRLHGFRYRYSSDPTHSPDGHSTSKAYTRDELLSWASSYGTATIAVIKKVLDRYATAVPKGMKQASLILASLGKRHNGTTLEPACQYILDHELAPARSVIQRVQSSINHNRPATKAPQTQHSPGPIDITGLESEVFIRSAEHFTNRKDA; this is encoded by the coding sequence ATGGCTGAATTCAAAGAGATCATGGCGATGCGGTTGGAAGGCAAAAGCTACGATGCGATTGCTTCTGCCTTGGGGTGCTCCAATCGCGATATTGCTCGCGTGATCGATGTCATCAACGCCTATGACATCACTGCTGAGGCGTTTGCGGGATTGTCCCCGGAGTTCTTTGACGAGCATTTTCCGGATGGACGCAGGGCGAGGAAAGCAGCGTATGTCCAGCCGGATTATAAGGCTCTTGCGGATAAGCTGGCGAAGAACAAGCATCTGACCAGGTTCATGCTGTGGGAGAAGTATTACTCCTTGCCAGCCGAGCCAGGGATGGTGAAATACCAGTACGCCCAGTTTTGTAATGGGTTGGCAGCCTACATCAAAACCCACGGACTCACCGAGGTCATTGACCATGAACCCGGTGAGGAGCTGTATGTGGATTGGGCTGGCGATAAAGTCGCTATCGAAGATCCTGCGACGGGCAAGACGGCGTTTCGTGCATCAATTTTCGTGGCTGTCTGCCCGTATTCAGGAATGTTGTTTGCGAAGGCAGCCAGGAACGAAAAGATGGACAACTGGATCGACTGCCATGTCGCCACATTGGACTATCTTGGTGCTCTACCAGCAATTATTGTTCCTGACAACGCGTCGACAGCAACTTATCGGCCGAAGAAAAACTCTTCCTATCGGGCGATCACGGATCGCTATGCTGACTTCGCTGCGTACTACGACATTCTCATTGTGCCGACCAGGCCTGGAAAGCCACGCGATAAGGCTGCCGTTGAACGCGCAGTACAAACCGTGTACTCGCTGGTCCTGGGCTATTTCGATCAGCAAAGATTCTACAGTCTCGAAGAGCTCAACGAAGCGATCGCTGAACGTATTGACGACATTAATGAGGTCCGCCAGCGCAGCGATGGGCTAACCCGGCGAGAGCTTTTTGATGCTGACGAACGCCCACTGATGCGCGCTCTGCCTCAGGATCGGTTCACTGAAGTGTTGTGGCGCAGCCTAAAAGTAGACCGGTCCTGGCACGTCACCTGTGACTATCAGTACTACTCAGTGCCATTTACCCTGGTGGGCAAAACGGTACGAGCACGTCTGACCCACTCAACGGTTAGTATCTTCTACCTCGATCAGCTAGTGGCTGAGCATCCTCGGTTGCACGGATTTCGCTATCGGTACTCCTCCGACCCGACACACAGCCCCGATGGACATTCAACGTCGAAAGCCTACACCCGTGACGAGTTGCTCTCTTGGGCCTCATCCTACGGAACTGCGACGATAGCGGTAATCAAAAAGGTCCTCGACCGCTACGCCACAGCCGTACCGAAGGGGATGAAACAAGCCAGCCTAATCCTGGCATCGCTGGGTAAGCGCCACAATGGCACCACCCTGGAACCGGCATGCCAGTACATCCTGGACCACGAGCTAGCTCCAGCTCGATCAGTAATACAGCGCGTGCAATCCAGCATCAACCACAATCGTCCTGCCACCAAAGCACCGCAGACGCAACACAGTCCAGGGCCAATCGACATCACAGGATTGGAATCAGAGGTCTTCATCCGCTCAGCAGAGCACTTCACTAACAGAAAGGATGCCTAA
- a CDS encoding TetR/AcrR family transcriptional regulator codes for MDNQVKHPRRDAQANRERILDVARSQFEAHGLAASMDKIAKEAGVGPGTLYRHFPNREALFGAILEGCAPNVATEGNALAQSADAAAALTQWLLIIAQWSTSFEGATTPMLEAITTNTGPLAATCSDLLTTLEVLLHNAQQAGVARPEVSARDLYAATLGLAWAADADSPIETLIDLLSTGWRQS; via the coding sequence ATGGACAACCAGGTAAAACACCCCCGGCGCGACGCCCAAGCCAACCGCGAGCGCATCCTTGACGTCGCCCGCTCCCAATTCGAGGCCCATGGCCTAGCGGCCTCCATGGACAAGATCGCCAAGGAGGCCGGCGTGGGCCCCGGCACCCTCTACCGCCACTTCCCCAACCGCGAGGCCCTCTTCGGTGCCATCCTCGAGGGGTGCGCCCCCAACGTAGCCACCGAAGGCAACGCTCTAGCCCAGTCTGCCGATGCCGCCGCAGCCCTCACCCAATGGCTGCTCATCATCGCCCAATGGTCCACCAGCTTCGAAGGCGCCACTACCCCCATGCTTGAGGCCATTACCACCAACACCGGCCCCCTAGCCGCAACGTGCTCGGATCTCCTCACCACCCTGGAGGTCCTGCTCCACAACGCCCAGCAAGCCGGCGTTGCCCGCCCTGAGGTCAGCGCCCGCGACCTTTACGCCGCCACCCTGGGGCTGGCTTGGGCTGCCGACGCCGACTCCCCCATCGAAACCCTCATCGACCTACTGAGCACCGGTTGGCGCCAAAGCTAA
- a CDS encoding flavin reductase family protein: MTTSYKEKTMDPIELRRSLGAFPTGVVLIAAELGGKAGGTPAPKTVGMLANSFGSVSLDPPLVQVSFAHTSTTWPVLREAQELAISVLSADNLADAEALRRPAGQRFEGIGMQGWDGQAQVLPGAAAQFRVRLYEEIAAGDHTIALFEVLDHRRDELAAPLHFVAGHMFAR, encoded by the coding sequence ATGACAACTAGCTACAAGGAGAAGACGATGGATCCGATCGAGCTGCGGCGCAGCCTGGGGGCCTTCCCAACTGGGGTAGTGCTCATAGCGGCAGAGCTTGGGGGCAAGGCTGGCGGGACACCCGCGCCGAAGACGGTGGGAATGCTGGCCAACTCATTTGGATCGGTGTCGCTAGATCCGCCGCTGGTGCAGGTTAGTTTCGCGCACACCTCCACCACCTGGCCGGTGCTGCGGGAGGCGCAGGAGCTGGCCATTAGCGTGCTTAGCGCGGATAACCTGGCGGACGCTGAAGCGTTGCGCAGGCCTGCGGGGCAGCGTTTTGAGGGCATCGGCATGCAAGGCTGGGACGGCCAGGCGCAGGTGCTTCCAGGGGCGGCAGCGCAGTTCAGGGTGCGCCTCTATGAGGAAATTGCCGCTGGAGACCACACCATTGCACTCTTTGAGGTTCTCGACCACCGCCGCGATGAGCTCGCGGCGCCACTGCACTTTGTGGCCGGGCACATGTTCGCCCGCTAA
- a CDS encoding NtaA/DmoA family FMN-dependent monooxygenase (This protein belongs to a clade of FMN-dependent monooxygenases, within a broader family of flavin-dependent oxidoreductases, the luciferase-like monooxygenase (LMM) family, some of whose members use coenzyme F420 rather than FMN.), whose amino-acid sequence MTTTDNRKMLIGMQLGNGYGAQVTAWRHPSVDVENYAKLDAHVRYAQKAERGKFQFLFFPDSPNQTQKHPADAPQMTLDPLITMAAIARETTHIGMATTASTSWNEPYNLARQLKTLDMMSGGRIGWNAVTGSDPMGAANFGQEVADSAQRYQRLHEFVQITQALWGSWEEDAWPPQRETGVFADLNKVRPINLRGQHVASRGPLPIPPSKQGQPVIFQAGGSPNGVEVAARHANVVIGAAFTKEDAKAQRDRLRNAAAEAGRDPDEIKFIAGLMPTVAPTVRQALDRRGFFVEPHIRQRVSYLGMMLGTTLSEQDLDSTLEGRNLRANPSDPRSQRALELAQEGWTVRDILYHGIIDFHPSPIGPAEVVADHMQEWFEFGACDGFWVSPSLYEEDIDIFVDQVVPLLQERGQFHADYEADTSRGHLGIGKQYGLDPRLQ is encoded by the coding sequence ATGACCACCACTGATAACCGCAAGATGCTCATCGGCATGCAGCTGGGCAACGGCTATGGCGCGCAGGTGACAGCATGGCGCCACCCTAGCGTTGACGTAGAAAACTACGCCAAGCTGGACGCGCACGTGCGCTATGCGCAGAAGGCTGAGCGCGGAAAATTCCAGTTCCTGTTCTTCCCGGACTCACCCAATCAGACCCAGAAACACCCTGCCGATGCCCCGCAAATGACCCTCGATCCACTCATCACCATGGCGGCGATTGCCCGGGAGACTACCCACATTGGCATGGCGACTACGGCGTCGACGTCCTGGAATGAGCCCTATAACCTGGCGCGCCAGCTCAAGACCCTGGACATGATGTCTGGGGGACGCATTGGGTGGAACGCGGTGACGGGTTCTGATCCGATGGGAGCGGCGAACTTTGGCCAGGAAGTGGCGGATTCTGCGCAGCGTTACCAGCGGCTGCATGAGTTTGTGCAGATTACCCAGGCCTTGTGGGGTTCCTGGGAGGAAGATGCTTGGCCGCCGCAGCGAGAAACTGGGGTGTTTGCAGACTTGAACAAAGTGCGGCCCATCAACTTGCGCGGTCAGCATGTTGCTTCGCGGGGCCCGCTGCCCATTCCACCTTCGAAGCAGGGGCAACCGGTGATTTTTCAAGCCGGTGGATCTCCTAATGGAGTAGAGGTCGCGGCACGTCATGCGAATGTGGTTATTGGTGCTGCCTTCACAAAGGAGGATGCAAAGGCCCAGCGGGATCGCCTGCGCAACGCTGCCGCAGAGGCGGGGCGCGACCCAGATGAAATCAAGTTCATCGCCGGGCTTATGCCGACGGTTGCGCCCACGGTGCGCCAAGCGCTGGACCGTCGGGGCTTCTTCGTGGAGCCGCACATTCGTCAACGGGTTAGCTACCTGGGCATGATGTTGGGTACAACGCTGAGCGAGCAGGACCTGGATAGCACCTTGGAGGGGCGGAACCTGCGGGCCAATCCCTCTGATCCGCGTTCGCAGCGAGCACTCGAACTGGCACAGGAGGGCTGGACGGTGCGCGACATTCTCTACCATGGCATTATTGACTTCCATCCCTCGCCCATCGGCCCGGCGGAAGTAGTGGCGGACCATATGCAGGAGTGGTTCGAGTTTGGTGCCTGCGACGGCTTTTGGGTCAGCCCAAGTTTGTACGAAGAAGATATAGACATCTTTGTGGACCAGGTGGTGCCTTTGCTGCAGGAGCGGGGCCAGTTCCATGCGGACTATGAGGCGGACACTTCGCGGGGCCACCTGGGCATCGGCAAGCAATATGGCCTAGATCCGCGCCTGCAGTAG
- a CDS encoding siderophore ABC transporter substrate-binding protein translates to MILRRTAGRKVAGSVAALAAASLVLTSCSQAEDAATSATDAASSAVATTTAEVVALTVEDNYGTHTLNAPFERVAVTDNRSFEILSQWGVNIVAAPVPLVPKTLRDKINEDTVEANLGTHKEPDLEALVAADPDIVINGQRFERYQEDMQTLVGKDIPVLDFEPRDGEDLPSELIRQTLALGTIFNHEDDAQALVDDFNKALERAKAAYDPSKTIMAVNTSGGEIGYIAPGKGRFFGPFFDMLGWKPSLEVAGGTNNHEGDDISVEAIAQSNPDWIFIMDRDGAIGAKDGVLHGEALIKDNAALQNVTAVKQGNVVAAPEDTYTNENIITYTEVLNAIADAFESAK, encoded by the coding sequence ATGATTTTGCGCCGTACCGCTGGCCGTAAGGTAGCTGGCTCCGTGGCCGCCTTGGCTGCTGCCTCCCTCGTGCTGACCTCTTGCTCCCAGGCTGAGGATGCCGCTACGTCGGCTACCGATGCCGCTTCCTCCGCTGTAGCAACCACTACCGCAGAGGTTGTTGCCCTCACCGTCGAGGACAACTACGGCACCCACACCCTCAATGCACCGTTTGAGCGCGTGGCAGTCACCGACAACCGTTCCTTCGAAATTCTCTCCCAGTGGGGCGTGAACATCGTTGCCGCTCCCGTTCCGCTGGTGCCGAAGACGCTGCGGGACAAGATCAATGAGGACACCGTAGAGGCCAACCTGGGCACCCACAAGGAGCCGGACCTGGAGGCCCTGGTGGCAGCGGACCCGGACATCGTCATCAATGGTCAGCGTTTCGAGCGCTACCAGGAGGACATGCAGACTCTGGTGGGTAAGGACATCCCCGTGCTTGATTTCGAGCCGCGCGATGGTGAGGACCTGCCCTCTGAGCTGATTCGCCAGACCCTGGCACTGGGCACCATCTTCAACCATGAGGATGACGCCCAGGCGCTGGTGGATGACTTCAACAAGGCTCTGGAGCGCGCGAAGGCCGCCTATGATCCGTCCAAGACCATCATGGCCGTCAACACCTCTGGTGGCGAGATTGGCTACATCGCACCGGGTAAGGGCCGCTTCTTTGGTCCCTTCTTCGACATGCTGGGCTGGAAGCCTTCCCTGGAGGTCGCTGGTGGCACCAACAACCACGAGGGTGACGACATCTCTGTGGAGGCCATCGCCCAGTCCAACCCGGATTGGATCTTCATCATGGATCGCGATGGGGCCATCGGTGCCAAGGACGGCGTCCTGCACGGTGAAGCCCTGATCAAGGACAATGCCGCGCTGCAAAACGTCACCGCCGTTAAACAAGGCAACGTTGTCGCTGCGCCGGAAGACACCTACACCAATGAGAACATCATCACCTACACCGAGGTTCTCAACGCTATTGCGGATGCTTTTGAATCTGCGAAGTAA
- a CDS encoding ABC transporter permease: MQTSTRPKLWDAKLAIGIAVVAALLLASLATGQYDILGSEDGREMFMTTRVPRTIALVLAGAAMAMSGLVMQLLTQNRFVEPSTTGTTEWAGLGLLTTMVLFPASTILERMIGAVLFSFVGTMVFFLFLRRVTLRSSLIVPIIGIMLGAVVSAVSSFFALTTNMLQQLGIWFMGSFTSVYTGQYEVLWLVLVVLIVVFLFADRLTVVGLGEEAATNLGLNYNRLLLIGTGLIAIATGVVTVVVGSLPFLGLIVPNVVSMVRGDDLRSNLPWVCLLGVGIVAACDLVGRIIIAPFEMPVSLILGVIGAVVFVVMIVRSTRGR; the protein is encoded by the coding sequence ATGCAAACCTCCACTCGCCCCAAACTTTGGGACGCTAAGCTGGCCATTGGAATTGCCGTTGTCGCTGCGCTACTGCTGGCGTCTTTGGCCACTGGACAGTATGACATCTTGGGCAGCGAAGACGGCCGGGAGATGTTTATGACCACCCGCGTGCCGCGCACCATCGCCTTGGTGCTTGCCGGTGCGGCAATGGCCATGAGTGGCCTGGTCATGCAGTTGTTGACGCAAAATCGCTTCGTTGAACCCTCAACCACCGGCACCACCGAGTGGGCAGGGCTGGGCCTGTTGACCACCATGGTCCTCTTTCCTGCCTCCACCATTTTGGAACGCATGATTGGTGCGGTGCTCTTTTCCTTCGTGGGCACAATGGTGTTTTTCCTCTTCTTGCGCCGGGTGACACTGCGGTCTTCACTAATCGTGCCGATTATTGGCATCATGCTCGGTGCCGTAGTCTCTGCAGTCTCCAGCTTCTTTGCCCTGACCACCAATATGCTCCAGCAATTGGGCATTTGGTTCATGGGTTCTTTTACCAGTGTCTACACGGGGCAGTATGAAGTGCTGTGGCTGGTATTGGTGGTTTTGATTGTGGTGTTCCTCTTTGCAGACCGCCTCACTGTGGTGGGGCTAGGGGAGGAGGCTGCTACCAACTTGGGCCTAAACTACAACCGGCTGCTGCTGATCGGAACCGGGCTCATTGCCATCGCAACGGGTGTGGTCACCGTAGTGGTGGGGTCCCTGCCCTTTTTGGGGCTCATTGTCCCCAACGTGGTCTCGATGGTCCGCGGGGATGACCTTCGCTCTAACCTACCCTGGGTGTGTTTGCTCGGCGTGGGCATTGTGGCAGCGTGTGACCTGGTGGGGCGCATTATTATTGCACCCTTTGAAATGCCTGTTTCGCTGATCCTCGGCGTCATCGGCGCAGTGGTCTTTGTGGTGATGATCGTGAGGTCTACCCGTGGTCGATAA
- a CDS encoding iron chelate uptake ABC transporter family permease subunit has protein sequence MVDKKYWIILTSVWVLGVLSAFGLLAYGNPMPFGTEKFWLIAQRRADAVVAMVIVAVCQAMATVSFHTVTNNRILTPSIMGFESLYVTINTATVFFFGASTLTQTRNVGTFLMQMGVMIALSLLLYSWLLTNNRNNMHAMLLVGVVIGGGLGSLSAFMRRVLTPSEFDVLTARLFGSVNNAETEYYPIAIPLVLIVTALLFANSRRLNVLSLGADVSKNLGVNHKFHAIYTLILVSLLMATTTSLVGPMTFLGFLVATLAYQFTDTYDHRYIFPMAIGVAFFVLTSAYFIMQHVFYAQGVVSIIIELVGGSVFLFVILRKGRL, from the coding sequence GTGGTCGATAAGAAATACTGGATCATTTTGACATCCGTGTGGGTGTTGGGCGTGCTGTCTGCTTTTGGCCTGCTAGCATACGGCAACCCTATGCCTTTTGGTACGGAGAAGTTTTGGCTCATTGCCCAGCGCCGCGCGGACGCGGTCGTAGCCATGGTCATCGTGGCGGTGTGCCAGGCCATGGCAACGGTGTCCTTCCATACGGTGACCAATAATCGCATCCTTACCCCGTCGATTATGGGTTTCGAGTCCCTTTACGTCACTATCAACACGGCGACCGTGTTCTTCTTTGGGGCAAGTACGCTGACGCAGACCCGCAACGTGGGGACCTTCCTCATGCAAATGGGCGTGATGATTGCGCTGTCGCTGCTGCTCTACAGCTGGCTGCTGACTAATAATCGCAACAATATGCATGCCATGCTGTTGGTGGGCGTGGTCATTGGCGGGGGACTGGGTTCGTTGTCGGCGTTTATGCGTCGCGTTCTTACTCCGTCGGAATTTGATGTGCTCACGGCGCGTCTTTTTGGCTCGGTTAATAACGCAGAGACTGAGTACTATCCCATAGCCATCCCCCTGGTGCTGATAGTCACGGCGTTGCTTTTTGCCAACTCGCGCCGCCTTAACGTGTTGTCCTTGGGTGCGGACGTCTCGAAGAATTTGGGCGTTAACCACAAGTTCCACGCTATCTACACCCTGATCTTGGTCTCACTGCTGATGGCTACTACCACCTCGCTGGTGGGGCCGATGACCTTCCTGGGCTTCCTGGTGGCCACCCTGGCTTATCAGTTCACCGATACCTACGACCATCGGTATATCTTCCCCATGGCGATCGGCGTCGCGTTCTTCGTGTTGACGTCCGCGTACTTCATTATGCAGCACGTGTTCTACGCCCAGGGTGTGGTCTCCATCATTATCGAGCTGGTTGGCGGCTCGGTGTTCCTGTTCGTCATTCTGCGAAAGGGGCGGCTGTGA
- a CDS encoding ABC transporter ATP-binding protein: MIQLRNVVKNYSEETHIGPLNLEIPAGGITALIGPNGAGKSTMLTMIGRLLDMDEGAIEVAGFDVHATKSKDLAKVLSILRQENHFVTKLTVRQLVGFGRFPYSQGRLTREDEAIITKYIEFFHLDALQHRYLDELSGGQRQRAYVAMVLCQETDYVLLDEPLNNLDIAHSVDMMKHLQAAARDLGRTIIIVLHDINFAARYADYICACKDGQIVQFGPALEVMRDEVLSPIFNTPITVIEGPQGPLACYH; the protein is encoded by the coding sequence GTGATTCAGCTCCGCAACGTTGTCAAGAACTACTCTGAGGAGACCCACATCGGTCCCCTTAATCTGGAGATTCCCGCAGGGGGCATTACGGCCCTGATTGGCCCTAATGGTGCGGGCAAGTCCACTATGCTCACCATGATTGGCCGCCTGCTCGATATGGACGAAGGTGCCATCGAGGTGGCCGGGTTTGATGTGCATGCCACGAAGTCGAAGGACTTGGCTAAGGTCTTGTCTATCCTGCGCCAGGAAAACCACTTCGTGACCAAGCTGACGGTGCGCCAGCTGGTGGGGTTCGGGCGCTTCCCCTACAGCCAGGGGCGGCTGACCAGAGAAGACGAAGCCATCATCACCAAGTACATTGAGTTTTTCCACCTGGATGCTTTGCAGCATCGCTACCTAGACGAACTCTCTGGAGGCCAGCGTCAACGCGCCTACGTGGCGATGGTCCTGTGCCAGGAGACGGACTATGTGCTGCTTGACGAGCCCCTCAACAACCTTGACATCGCTCATTCGGTGGACATGATGAAGCACTTGCAGGCCGCAGCGCGAGACCTTGGCCGCACCATCATCATCGTTTTGCATGACATCAACTTCGCAGCGCGCTATGCGGACTACATCTGCGCTTGCAAGGACGGCCAGATTGTCCAGTTCGGACCCGCCCTTGAGGTCATGCGTGATGAGGTCCTCTCTCCAATCTTTAACACCCCCATCACCGTCATTGAGGGGCCCCAAGGCCCCCTGGCTTGCTACCACTAG
- a CDS encoding aminotransferase class I/II-fold pyridoxal phosphate-dependent enzyme: protein MTVNRLRPFGETIFTTMSALAAKHEAINLGQGFPDTDGPARMLEIARAEIAAGNNQYAPLRGQQVLLDAITSTFGVPESHVLVTVGATEAITATVLGLVEPGKEVIVLEPYYDAYAAAIALADATRVPVPLQPCGASWDLDVEAIAAAITERTAMIIINSPHNPTGAVFSRPALEELARLCEKHNLLVLADEVYENLVFNGAEHTRFYSLPGMSKRTVWVNSAAKSYNCTGWKTGWAIAAPELLDGIIKAKQFMTFVGFSPVQPAVAHALLHEDAWVQDMVAGLKECHDILVSGLRYAGFPVHETKGTYYVVADVEHTGMDGIEFCTQLPATRGVAAIPLAAFCDQPEPWKYKVRFAFCKRPEVIHAAVERLLN, encoded by the coding sequence ATGACTGTTAACCGCCTTCGTCCCTTTGGGGAGACCATCTTCACCACTATGTCTGCACTGGCCGCGAAGCATGAGGCCATCAATTTGGGCCAGGGTTTCCCGGACACCGACGGCCCAGCCCGGATGTTGGAGATTGCTCGCGCCGAAATCGCTGCCGGCAATAATCAATACGCTCCTCTGCGCGGCCAGCAGGTCCTTCTCGATGCCATTACTTCCACCTTCGGTGTCCCCGAATCCCATGTCTTGGTCACCGTCGGCGCCACGGAGGCAATCACCGCCACCGTTTTGGGGTTAGTGGAACCCGGCAAGGAAGTCATTGTCCTCGAGCCCTACTATGATGCCTACGCAGCTGCCATCGCGCTTGCCGATGCCACCCGGGTCCCCGTCCCCCTGCAGCCTTGCGGTGCCAGCTGGGATCTTGACGTGGAAGCAATCGCAGCGGCTATTACTGAGCGCACCGCGATGATCATTATCAACTCCCCACACAACCCCACCGGGGCGGTATTCTCCCGTCCAGCTTTGGAGGAGCTTGCCCGGTTGTGCGAGAAGCACAACCTGCTGGTGCTGGCCGATGAAGTCTACGAAAACCTCGTCTTCAACGGCGCCGAACACACGCGTTTCTACAGCCTTCCGGGCATGTCCAAGCGCACAGTGTGGGTCAATTCCGCGGCAAAGTCCTACAATTGCACCGGCTGGAAGACCGGCTGGGCAATTGCCGCCCCCGAACTCCTCGACGGCATTATCAAAGCCAAGCAGTTCATGACCTTTGTGGGCTTTAGCCCCGTACAGCCTGCCGTAGCGCACGCCCTTCTTCACGAGGACGCCTGGGTACAAGACATGGTGGCCGGTTTGAAGGAATGCCACGACATTCTTGTCAGCGGCCTCCGCTACGCTGGGTTCCCCGTCCACGAAACCAAGGGAACCTATTACGTCGTTGCCGATGTCGAGCACACCGGCATGGATGGCATCGAGTTTTGCACTCAACTGCCCGCCACCCGTGGAGTAGCCGCAATTCCCCTAGCAGCCTTCTGTGATCAGCCCGAGCCGTGGAAGTACAAGGTCCGCTTCGCCTTCTGCAAGCGCCCCGAAGTCATCCACGCTGCCGTCGAACGTTTGCTCAATTAG
- a CDS encoding DUF3239 domain-containing protein: MKIFKFDVDESFAKANNELLRDARRLLYSGLLLGAVLVASGVAVYFLVDAAWGLTLALGLGLFGVVVAVVGVLSARKVGTAQHLYDTYPLAPAVIAEVNERDMVLMALVNTNVDPSLPPRWGAALRTVSNIPGLPKRAVGTKIPVAAVSGHRSTGDQAHWQQISPMPIAWGTPDQEVVKIARTSIPEEQWHRLDRARKRLSDVKNTKYDLLVL; the protein is encoded by the coding sequence ATGAAGATTTTCAAGTTCGACGTTGATGAGTCCTTTGCCAAGGCCAATAACGAGTTGTTGCGCGACGCAAGGCGCCTGCTGTATTCGGGCCTGCTCCTAGGTGCCGTGCTGGTGGCTTCCGGCGTGGCGGTCTACTTTCTTGTCGATGCCGCCTGGGGCCTCACCCTAGCCTTGGGCCTGGGGTTGTTCGGTGTGGTGGTGGCCGTCGTGGGAGTGTTGTCCGCCCGCAAGGTGGGCACAGCGCAGCACCTCTATGACACCTACCCTCTAGCCCCGGCGGTGATAGCCGAGGTCAATGAGCGCGACATGGTGCTCATGGCTTTGGTCAATACCAATGTTGATCCCTCCCTCCCGCCGCGCTGGGGTGCCGCTTTGCGCACGGTCTCAAACATCCCGGGCTTGCCTAAGCGGGCTGTGGGGACCAAGATCCCAGTGGCAGCTGTCTCTGGCCACCGCTCCACCGGGGATCAAGCCCACTGGCAACAAATTAGCCCCATGCCAATTGCCTGGGGCACTCCTGACCAGGAGGTAGTCAAGATTGCACGCACCTCCATTCCGGAAGAGCAATGGCATCGCTTGGACCGTGCCCGGAAACGGCTAAGCGACGTCAAGAACACTAAGTACGATTTGTTGGTGCTCTAA